Proteins from a single region of Gordonia hongkongensis:
- a CDS encoding helix-turn-helix domain-containing protein encodes MAASRADDPATAAGLLDTARSAGEDRRLTPQVGGPLTGREAEVAHELLQGFTYREIGERLYISAKTVEHHVARIRRRLDAGSRSELMAALRAAGYR; translated from the coding sequence ATGGCCGCGTCTCGCGCCGACGATCCCGCGACCGCGGCCGGCCTCCTGGACACCGCTCGCTCGGCCGGTGAAGATCGGCGGCTGACTCCACAGGTCGGCGGGCCGCTCACCGGTCGCGAAGCCGAGGTCGCCCACGAGCTGCTGCAGGGTTTCACCTACCGGGAAATCGGTGAGCGCCTGTACATCTCGGCAAAGACCGTCGAGCATCACGTCGCCCGGATCCGACGCCGGCTCGACGCCGGATCACGGTCGGAACTGATGGCTGCCCTCCGCGCGGCTGGGTATCGGTAG
- a CDS encoding sensor histidine kinase gives MGSSNSADPSKPGVDDGGSVEIAGATRYLGLDEFADEPRIHDILIGHAIRGIRIQVVLRLSLSLFVLLTVSLDPPAHAETFSVVTAILYAAWCIGGAVVVVRHESAMIRYSWIALPIDLLLLTALAVAASQSNELSWTTDVLLSGFVLVPMIAAIALQPRTCAVVVIVTTAVYAVSSMLARTSNGEPWSVIVLRILVVAALAVGAILLSRLQRSRVKTIGALAAERARLLDATMEIEERERRDLADNLHDGALQYVLAARQELATLRDSADPVTLDRVDGALRDAAQLLRSTLSELHPAVLEQAGLSVALTDLAASFGSRAGAPTISVDTAGWPPELRTSADSLLFATARELLTNVTKHASATTVDVTAEFDDGRARLVVVDDGIGLPADIDVDELMRRRQAKGHIGLASRRVRVEGSGGTLSLSNHPGGGTVAIVEVPAREV, from the coding sequence GTGGGCTCCTCGAATAGCGCGGACCCCTCGAAGCCAGGGGTCGACGACGGTGGCAGCGTCGAGATCGCGGGGGCGACACGCTATCTGGGTCTCGACGAGTTCGCCGACGAGCCGCGGATCCATGACATCCTGATCGGCCACGCGATCCGTGGCATCCGGATTCAGGTGGTCCTCCGACTATCTCTGTCGCTGTTCGTGTTGCTGACCGTCAGCCTCGACCCACCCGCGCACGCGGAGACGTTCAGCGTCGTGACGGCGATCCTGTACGCGGCCTGGTGCATCGGCGGGGCGGTCGTGGTCGTCCGCCATGAATCGGCGATGATCCGGTACTCGTGGATCGCGCTGCCGATCGACCTCCTCCTGCTCACCGCGCTCGCCGTCGCCGCCAGCCAGTCCAACGAATTGAGTTGGACCACCGACGTTCTCCTCAGCGGATTCGTCCTCGTGCCGATGATCGCGGCGATCGCGTTGCAGCCCAGGACCTGTGCGGTCGTGGTGATCGTCACGACCGCGGTGTACGCCGTCTCTTCCATGCTGGCCCGCACGTCGAACGGCGAGCCGTGGTCGGTGATCGTCCTGCGCATCCTCGTCGTCGCGGCGTTGGCCGTCGGCGCGATCCTGTTGTCCCGCCTACAGCGATCCCGGGTGAAGACCATCGGGGCGCTCGCCGCCGAACGCGCCCGGCTGCTAGACGCAACGATGGAGATCGAGGAACGCGAACGCCGAGATCTCGCCGACAACCTCCACGACGGGGCCCTGCAGTATGTGCTGGCGGCGCGTCAGGAACTCGCCACGCTACGCGACTCCGCCGATCCGGTGACCCTCGATCGCGTGGACGGTGCGTTGCGCGACGCGGCGCAGTTGCTGCGTTCGACGCTGAGTGAGCTGCACCCGGCCGTTCTCGAACAGGCCGGTCTGTCGGTGGCCCTCACCGACCTCGCCGCCTCGTTCGGTAGCCGCGCCGGTGCCCCGACGATCTCCGTCGACACCGCGGGCTGGCCGCCCGAACTACGCACGTCCGCCGACTCGCTGCTGTTCGCCACCGCGCGCGAATTGCTGACGAACGTGACCAAACACGCGTCCGCGACGACGGTCGACGTCACCGCCGAGTTCGATGACGGGCGAGCGCGCCTCGTCGTCGTGGACGACGGCATCGGGTTACCTGCCGACATCGACGTCGACGAGTTGATGCGTCGACGACAAGCCAAGGGCCACATCGGACTTGCCTCGCGACGCGTGCGCGTCGAGGGAAGCGGTGGCACGTTGTCGCTGTCGAACCATCCGGGCGGCGGAACCGTCGCGATCGTCGAGGTTCCCGCCCGCGAGGTGTGA
- a CDS encoding response regulator, with translation MNTLVTKVVVDDHPFFRDGVSRGLAASGRVRVVGEAADGLAGLELIRREKPDVAVVDHQMPHMTGVEVAHAVSRDGLPTRVLLLSAVTDGPIVFRALQEGAAGYLSKDADRDDIVGAVTRVAKGETVVPPELAAGLAGEIRAQTQRDAPALSERERQVLTGFARGQSIPQVAAELYIGASTVKTHTQRLYEKLGVSDRAAAVAEAMRRGLLE, from the coding sequence ATGAACACCCTCGTCACCAAGGTCGTCGTCGACGATCACCCGTTCTTCCGCGACGGTGTATCCCGTGGCCTGGCGGCCAGTGGACGGGTACGGGTCGTCGGCGAGGCCGCCGACGGTCTGGCCGGGCTCGAGCTGATCCGTCGGGAGAAACCCGACGTCGCGGTGGTCGACCACCAGATGCCGCACATGACCGGCGTCGAGGTCGCCCATGCGGTGTCACGCGACGGGTTGCCGACCCGGGTGCTGCTGCTGTCCGCGGTCACCGACGGCCCGATCGTCTTCCGGGCGCTGCAGGAGGGTGCGGCCGGTTATCTGTCGAAGGACGCCGATCGCGACGACATCGTCGGCGCGGTGACCCGGGTGGCCAAGGGAGAGACGGTGGTACCGCCGGAACTCGCCGCGGGACTGGCCGGCGAGATCCGCGCGCAGACCCAGCGTGATGCGCCGGCCCTGAGCGAGCGGGAGCGCCAGGTGCTCACGGGATTTGCACGCGGACAGTCGATTCCACAGGTCGCCGCCGAGCTCTACATCGGTGCGTCCACGGTCAAGACGCACACCCAGCGCCTCTACGAGAAGCTCGGCGTGTCCGACCGTGCGGCCGCGGTCGCCGAGGCGATGCGCCGTGGGCTCCTCGAATAG
- a CDS encoding SDR family oxidoreductase: protein MTSDLFDVSGKTVLVTGGTSGIGAMIAHGLHNRGARVLITGRNDDALAEARAAGLTALQANLSTPEGARTLAQQVASDTDTLDVLVNNAGATWGAPLEEFPDSAWDRVLKLNVQTPFVLTQTLLPLLTGSATAENPSRVIMIGSVDGIRVPRTASYSYSSSKAAVHQLTRHLARDLGPRHVTVNAIAPGPFESKMMAPILAELGEEVAAASPLGRIGRADDMIGTVVYLASRAGCYLTGTVIPVDGGIATTL, encoded by the coding sequence ATGACTTCTGACCTGTTCGATGTGAGTGGTAAGACCGTGCTGGTGACCGGCGGGACGTCGGGTATCGGGGCGATGATCGCCCACGGACTGCACAACCGCGGGGCCCGGGTCCTCATCACCGGTCGCAACGACGACGCGCTCGCCGAGGCGCGCGCCGCGGGACTGACTGCGTTACAGGCGAATCTGTCGACGCCCGAGGGCGCACGAACCCTCGCGCAGCAGGTGGCGTCGGACACCGACACCCTCGACGTCCTGGTGAACAACGCCGGCGCGACCTGGGGTGCGCCCCTCGAAGAGTTCCCGGACTCCGCCTGGGACCGGGTGCTGAAACTCAACGTCCAGACGCCGTTCGTGCTCACGCAGACGCTGCTGCCGTTGCTGACCGGTTCTGCGACGGCCGAGAACCCGTCGCGGGTGATCATGATCGGCAGTGTCGACGGGATCCGGGTGCCGCGCACCGCGTCGTACTCCTACTCGTCGAGCAAGGCGGCCGTCCATCAGCTGACGCGGCATCTCGCGCGGGACCTCGGACCGCGTCACGTCACCGTGAACGCCATTGCGCCCGGGCCTTTCGAGTCCAAGATGATGGCACCGATCCTGGCCGAGCTGGGCGAAGAAGTCGCGGCAGCATCGCCGTTGGGCCGTATCGGTCGAGCCGACGACATGATCGGCACGGTCGTGTACCTCGCCAGCCGCGCCGGCTGTTACCTCACCGGGACGGTCATTCCGGTCGACGGTGGGATTGCGACGACGCTCTGA
- the arr gene encoding NAD(+)--rifampin ADP-ribosyltransferase produces MAGTPERFRVHESGAYFHGTRADLRVGDFLTPGHRSNYRREHISNYVYMTKVLDGAVLAAEMAVGDGRPRVYVVEPQDDVHDDPNVTDKKFPGNPTHSYRSAQPVRVVGEMIDWVGHSPEYLRQFRAGLEALRQRGEAVLYD; encoded by the coding sequence ATGGCGGGTACCCCGGAACGATTCCGGGTGCACGAGTCCGGGGCCTACTTCCACGGCACCCGCGCCGACCTCCGGGTGGGCGACTTCCTGACCCCCGGTCACCGATCGAACTACCGGCGCGAGCACATCTCGAACTACGTCTACATGACGAAGGTGCTCGACGGCGCGGTGCTCGCGGCCGAGATGGCGGTGGGTGACGGGCGCCCCCGGGTCTACGTCGTGGAACCCCAGGACGACGTACACGACGATCCGAACGTCACCGACAAGAAGTTTCCCGGCAACCCCACCCATTCCTACCGGAGCGCCCAGCCGGTCCGGGTCGTCGGCGAGATGATCGACTGGGTGGGACATTCGCCGGAATACCTCCGACAGTTCCGCGCAGGATTGGAAGCACTCCGGCAGCGGGGCGAAGCGGTTCTGTACGACTAG
- a CDS encoding DUF2254 family protein, with the protein MTGWFDERIVETGRLPLFFLLLAFVLTFLFIRFSVRMIRAEVSWWPGNVTPGGVHVHHAFFGMMAMLVAGFGFVAVDPLRTPVIDCVLAALFGIGAALVLDEFALILHLRDVYWAEEGRTSIDAVFVAIAIGLLFLLGLQPFGAFEVVGDIRNENGLVARLVAAGVVVLNVLLAIVTLIKGKVWTGLVGMFVPVLLWFGAARLARPRSPWARWRYKNRPRKLARAIGREQRYREPLMRWKIVVQEAVAGRFGVPDAPAPVPVPPPASVPTAVGVVTEKVPSALATAIRWRRTRRALRSVPIWRLPVVLVTFAIVAAWTTVGFDELLELEVDPGTLATLLSVIAGSMATLTGLVFTAVTLAMQFGASSISVRVIPMLQQEPVMRWSTGFFLATFVYSVIIAIDLSVGGPDEPTPGLSTAIAFMLTTVSAYLFIALVGKVGTILNTARLLQWIADDGRSAIVRQLPMPPVKHDEHSVATGFDGDAVPSVTAGPDEQTIDRGAATDAPRMQIRLGEVSARGRVLLAVNGDRLRRYAASWNVRIDVLVAVGDHVPHDLPVVEIIGDPIQVEKRRVLACLLFGDTHQPSVSPAAALQAISDIALKAMSAGSNDPSVVVQALDHTEDLLLLLAPRLRSEHFSSDPSVRGIRRSWADYVAIGTDEIRRHSTGQVQVQRRLRALFESLLTGCGPAQRAPVAERLAVLDAQVARDWSDDLDRRLAAAADRQGYGSEFGR; encoded by the coding sequence ATGACCGGGTGGTTCGATGAGCGGATCGTCGAGACCGGTCGTCTGCCGTTGTTCTTCCTGTTACTCGCCTTCGTCCTGACCTTCCTGTTCATCCGCTTCAGTGTGCGGATGATCCGCGCTGAGGTCAGTTGGTGGCCGGGCAACGTGACGCCGGGCGGGGTGCATGTGCACCACGCCTTCTTCGGCATGATGGCGATGTTGGTGGCGGGCTTCGGATTCGTCGCGGTCGACCCGCTCCGGACACCGGTGATCGACTGTGTCCTGGCGGCCCTGTTCGGCATCGGAGCGGCGCTCGTGCTCGACGAGTTCGCGCTCATCCTCCACCTGCGCGACGTCTACTGGGCGGAGGAGGGGCGGACGTCGATCGACGCGGTGTTCGTCGCGATCGCCATCGGTCTGCTCTTCCTCCTCGGGTTGCAGCCGTTCGGGGCGTTCGAGGTCGTCGGGGACATCCGGAACGAGAACGGCCTGGTGGCACGGCTGGTCGCGGCGGGTGTCGTCGTGCTCAACGTGCTCCTGGCGATCGTCACCCTGATCAAGGGCAAGGTCTGGACCGGACTGGTGGGCATGTTCGTCCCGGTCCTGCTGTGGTTCGGTGCCGCGCGACTCGCGCGGCCGCGATCACCATGGGCCCGGTGGCGATACAAGAACCGCCCCCGCAAACTGGCTCGCGCGATCGGGCGTGAGCAGCGATATCGAGAACCGTTGATGCGATGGAAGATCGTCGTGCAGGAGGCAGTGGCGGGGCGTTTCGGGGTGCCCGACGCGCCGGCTCCCGTTCCGGTTCCCCCGCCGGCGTCCGTCCCGACGGCGGTCGGCGTGGTGACCGAGAAGGTACCGAGCGCGCTGGCGACCGCTATCCGATGGCGGCGCACGCGCCGGGCCCTGCGCTCGGTCCCGATCTGGCGGCTGCCGGTCGTGCTGGTGACGTTCGCGATCGTCGCCGCGTGGACCACCGTCGGATTCGATGAACTCCTCGAATTGGAAGTCGATCCCGGAACGCTGGCGACGCTGCTCAGCGTCATCGCTGGTTCGATGGCGACCCTGACCGGTCTCGTGTTCACCGCCGTCACGCTCGCGATGCAGTTCGGGGCGTCGTCGATCTCGGTGCGGGTAATCCCGATGTTGCAGCAGGAACCCGTCATGCGATGGTCCACCGGCTTCTTCCTCGCGACCTTCGTCTACAGCGTGATCATCGCGATCGACCTGTCGGTCGGGGGTCCGGACGAGCCGACCCCCGGCCTGTCCACGGCGATCGCGTTCATGCTCACCACCGTCAGCGCGTACCTGTTCATCGCGCTCGTCGGGAAGGTCGGCACGATCCTGAACACCGCGCGCCTACTGCAGTGGATCGCCGACGACGGCCGGTCCGCGATCGTGCGGCAGCTGCCGATGCCACCGGTGAAGCACGACGAGCATTCGGTGGCAACCGGTTTCGACGGTGACGCCGTTCCGTCGGTCACCGCCGGACCTGACGAGCAGACCATCGATCGGGGCGCTGCGACGGATGCGCCACGCATGCAGATCAGGCTGGGGGAGGTGTCGGCGCGGGGCCGGGTGTTGCTGGCCGTCAACGGTGATCGTCTTCGTCGATACGCAGCGTCGTGGAACGTCCGGATCGACGTGCTCGTCGCCGTCGGCGACCATGTGCCACACGATCTCCCGGTGGTCGAGATCATCGGTGATCCGATCCAGGTGGAGAAGCGCCGCGTGCTGGCCTGTCTGCTGTTCGGGGACACCCATCAACCCTCGGTGAGTCCCGCCGCGGCGCTGCAGGCGATCTCGGACATCGCGCTCAAGGCGATGTCGGCTGGGAGCAACGATCCGAGCGTCGTGGTCCAGGCGCTCGACCACACCGAGGACCTGTTGCTGCTGCTGGCTCCGCGGCTTCGCAGCGAACATTTCTCGAGCGACCCCTCGGTCCGCGGCATCCGGCGCAGCTGGGCGGACTACGTCGCGATCGGGACCGACGAGATCCGACGGCACAGCACCGGCCAGGTACAGGTGCAACGCCGCCTGCGCGCGCTGTTCGAGTCCCTTCTCACCGGGTGCGGGCCCGCGCAGCGCGCGCCGGTGGCCGAGCGACTGGCCGTGCTCGACGCGCAGGTCGCCCGCGACTGGTCCGACGACCTCGACCGGCGACTGGCCGCGGCTGCGGACCGGCAGGGATACGGGTCCGAGTTCGGCCGGTGA
- a CDS encoding phytoene desaturase family protein, translating to MTSAIVVGAGPNGLAAAITLAQRGIEVTVLEAAETIGGGARSSERILPGLLHDDGAAVHPIGLASPFFQSLGLADHGLEWGWPEIDLAHPLPDGRAGAMMNSLDETSRLLGVDGPRWRSLFGPLAENFDDLAQEVLGPLLHVPHHLGPLARFGPAALLPATVLGRVWHTDEAAALFAGNAAHGWYPLTRPTTSAFALMFAAISHRYGWPIIKGGTARMPAALAAVLTTLGGRIETGHRVSSLSDLPPADVILLDLEPGAVADLAGDALPSRVRKAYRRFRRAPAAVKIDLAVDGGIPWRDEFSGRAGTVHVCGSAAEVVASEAEIHRGRMPERPFVLVAQQYLADSARSVGDVHPVYVYAHVPHGYSGDATNAVLAQLERFAPGTRDRIVGSVVRTPADLAASNANLVGGDIIGGANDPLQVVMRPRIAADPYATGIPGVYICSASTPPGAGVHGMCGHNAALSALRRLGP from the coding sequence ATGACCTCGGCCATCGTGGTGGGGGCGGGGCCCAACGGGCTCGCCGCCGCCATCACCCTCGCGCAGCGGGGCATCGAGGTGACCGTGCTGGAGGCGGCCGAGACGATCGGTGGTGGTGCCCGCTCGTCCGAGCGAATCCTGCCCGGTCTGCTGCACGACGACGGTGCTGCCGTGCATCCGATCGGGCTGGCATCGCCGTTCTTCCAGAGTCTCGGACTCGCCGACCACGGCCTGGAATGGGGTTGGCCGGAGATCGACCTCGCACATCCGTTGCCCGACGGCCGGGCCGGCGCCATGATGAACTCGCTGGACGAGACCAGTCGGCTTCTCGGGGTCGACGGCCCACGATGGCGGAGCCTGTTCGGTCCGTTGGCGGAGAACTTCGACGACCTGGCGCAGGAAGTGCTGGGCCCGCTCCTGCACGTGCCGCATCATCTCGGCCCGCTTGCCCGGTTCGGGCCCGCCGCTCTCCTGCCCGCAACCGTCCTGGGACGGGTGTGGCACACGGACGAGGCGGCGGCCTTGTTCGCCGGGAACGCCGCCCATGGGTGGTACCCGCTCACCCGGCCGACCACTTCTGCGTTCGCGCTGATGTTCGCCGCCATCTCGCATCGGTATGGCTGGCCGATCATCAAGGGCGGGACGGCCCGAATGCCGGCGGCCCTCGCCGCGGTGCTGACAACGCTGGGCGGCCGCATCGAAACCGGCCATCGGGTCAGCTCCCTCTCCGACCTCCCACCGGCGGATGTGATCCTGCTCGACCTGGAGCCCGGCGCGGTCGCCGACCTTGCGGGGGACGCACTCCCGAGCCGAGTCCGTAAGGCGTATCGACGGTTTCGGCGGGCGCCCGCCGCGGTCAAAATCGACCTCGCCGTCGACGGCGGAATTCCGTGGCGGGACGAGTTCTCCGGTCGGGCGGGCACCGTGCACGTGTGCGGCTCCGCCGCCGAGGTCGTCGCGTCCGAGGCCGAGATCCATCGTGGCCGGATGCCGGAGCGGCCCTTCGTCCTCGTCGCCCAGCAATATCTGGCCGATTCGGCGCGGTCGGTCGGTGACGTCCATCCGGTGTACGTCTATGCACATGTGCCGCATGGCTACAGCGGCGACGCCACGAACGCTGTGCTCGCGCAGCTGGAACGCTTCGCGCCGGGGACGCGCGATCGGATCGTCGGGTCCGTCGTGCGCACGCCCGCAGATCTCGCCGCGAGCAATGCCAACCTCGTCGGCGGCGACATCATCGGCGGCGCAAACGATCCCCTCCAGGTCGTGATGCGCCCCCGGATCGCTGCCGACCCGTACGCAACCGGAATCCCGGGTGTCTACATCTGCTCGGCGTCCACGCCACCGGGCGCCGGCGTGCACGGAATGTGTGGCCACAACGCGGCTCTGAGTGCACTGCGCCGGCTCGGCCCGTAG
- a CDS encoding DUF499 domain-containing protein: protein MALSNRDRVGRMFEAIAPALDDYISSVIGAVDPSAGANWVQLVAAKDKHTGKVYDPLDPQVQLRMLTESAITTNVKPRWYPFSDTLGRVGEAFATELKNARNTWAHNGSFTDDDAYRVLDTAERLMRLLAKPGEGDLIKGIRLNLRRVTADRDDKRVLKAAVDNPEAVGGLKPWREVLQPHDDVATGNFHASEFAADLYKVATGGEVDSDYSDPVEFFRRTYLTEGLSDLIGRAVRRLAGDDNVSPVINLQTNFGGGKTHSMLSLWHIAAGLPVGEFPQATQELLIASGYQGDKVNRVAIVGNHFSPSGVVKDDGTQVNTIWGELAWQLGGAEAFALVARSDADRTHPGEKLHELLSTYAPAVILIDEWVAYARSLVGRDDLAGGTFDDQFTFAQSLTEAAKGTSGVLLAISIPASENGDSGDKTVAGNAEEVGGAHGLEALKRLQNVVRRVADQWRPASSDEAYHIVKQRLFKDADAAALASIGATARTYVEMYRKYTDDFPREARDTAYEDRIKRTYPIHPEMFDTLYEEWSSLERFQRTRGVLRLMSTVIHALWTGEDASPLIMPGSIPLATANVNAELTQYLQDSWKTIIDADVDGPNSEPGRIDKEKPLFGQRALTKRLARTVFFGAAPTIAPGSTHKGIGTQRVFLGTAVPGDVPGNFHAALTQLGDRATYFYSGSGKYWYDLQPNITRTAKDQAERLHKEDVWAEIVRRLQSQGRTRGEFAGVHVCPESNADIPDTDEARLVILHPKVAHKGKTESDAKAFAQKATEQRGSANRTNRNMVVYLAADEARLEELDSATRDFLGWKHVLDNEADLDLTQNQRNQAAQRRDQADQTVTARLLQTFTWALVPTQPEPSSPFLIRETRVEGQSESLAERVSRRLGNDGDLSTRQAAATIRLAINKVPQIWKDGHISLGALWGLYAQYPYMPRLRDRKVLDEGIVDLPMIWSTDGFALATDYDQAAGRYIGLWTPEDKGAAPVATDTLLLVRPDVAEKQRSAEPGPGPKPGPGPVPPGPGPGPTPPPGPSPRVDIVWPTRFYGVKTLNSDKIALEFKNVAEEVLAHLRSGANTNVTVRIEIEATDSDGFNENRVRTVSENARTLKFDQSGFEES, encoded by the coding sequence ATGGCACTGAGTAACCGCGACCGCGTCGGCAGAATGTTCGAGGCCATCGCCCCGGCACTGGATGACTACATCTCCTCGGTGATCGGCGCAGTAGATCCCAGTGCAGGCGCGAACTGGGTCCAACTCGTCGCGGCCAAAGACAAACACACTGGGAAGGTCTATGACCCTCTCGATCCACAGGTGCAGCTGCGGATGCTCACGGAGTCGGCGATCACAACCAACGTCAAGCCTCGCTGGTATCCGTTCTCCGACACACTCGGTCGAGTGGGCGAAGCGTTCGCGACGGAGCTCAAGAACGCCCGAAACACCTGGGCCCACAACGGTTCTTTCACCGATGACGATGCCTACCGCGTCCTTGACACCGCGGAGCGGTTGATGCGTCTGCTTGCCAAGCCGGGTGAGGGTGACCTGATCAAGGGCATTCGTCTCAATCTCCGCCGCGTGACCGCCGACCGCGACGACAAGCGAGTCTTGAAGGCGGCGGTCGACAATCCCGAGGCCGTCGGGGGGCTGAAGCCTTGGCGAGAGGTTCTTCAGCCTCATGATGATGTGGCGACGGGCAACTTCCATGCCTCTGAGTTCGCGGCTGATCTGTATAAGGTTGCGACGGGAGGCGAGGTCGACTCGGACTATTCCGATCCTGTCGAGTTCTTCCGCCGCACGTATCTAACCGAGGGCCTCAGCGACTTGATCGGTCGGGCGGTGCGGCGTCTTGCCGGAGATGACAACGTCTCTCCAGTCATCAACCTTCAGACTAACTTCGGTGGCGGCAAGACGCACTCGATGCTCTCTCTGTGGCATATTGCCGCCGGGCTACCGGTGGGCGAGTTCCCGCAGGCAACCCAGGAGTTACTGATCGCAAGCGGCTACCAGGGAGACAAGGTCAATCGCGTCGCCATTGTCGGTAACCACTTCAGCCCGTCCGGGGTGGTCAAGGACGACGGTACTCAGGTCAACACGATTTGGGGTGAGCTTGCGTGGCAGCTCGGCGGCGCCGAGGCGTTCGCCCTCGTCGCTCGCTCCGACGCTGACCGCACACACCCCGGCGAGAAGCTCCACGAGTTGCTGAGCACTTACGCTCCCGCTGTCATTCTGATCGACGAGTGGGTGGCCTACGCCCGATCACTCGTCGGCCGCGATGATCTCGCCGGCGGCACGTTCGACGACCAGTTCACCTTTGCTCAGTCGCTGACCGAGGCAGCCAAGGGCACTTCGGGTGTCCTGCTGGCGATTTCGATCCCTGCCTCCGAAAATGGCGACAGCGGGGACAAGACCGTTGCTGGAAACGCCGAGGAGGTCGGTGGTGCCCATGGCTTGGAGGCGTTGAAACGACTCCAGAACGTGGTACGTCGCGTGGCTGACCAGTGGCGGCCGGCGTCGTCGGATGAGGCGTACCACATCGTCAAGCAGCGGCTGTTTAAAGACGCTGACGCCGCCGCGCTCGCTTCCATCGGTGCGACTGCGCGAACCTACGTCGAGATGTACCGCAAGTACACCGACGACTTCCCGCGCGAAGCACGCGACACCGCGTATGAAGACCGCATCAAGCGGACCTATCCGATCCACCCGGAGATGTTCGACACTCTCTACGAGGAGTGGTCGTCCCTTGAACGCTTCCAGCGCACGCGTGGTGTGCTGCGCCTGATGAGCACTGTCATTCACGCCCTCTGGACGGGTGAGGATGCATCGCCACTGATCATGCCCGGATCGATTCCGCTCGCCACGGCGAATGTGAATGCCGAACTGACACAGTATCTTCAGGACTCCTGGAAGACGATCATCGACGCCGATGTCGACGGGCCTAACTCTGAGCCAGGACGCATCGACAAAGAGAAGCCGCTGTTCGGGCAGCGTGCCCTCACCAAGCGGCTCGCGCGCACCGTGTTCTTCGGTGCGGCGCCGACCATCGCGCCGGGTTCGACCCACAAGGGCATCGGTACTCAGCGCGTGTTCCTTGGCACCGCGGTACCTGGGGATGTGCCTGGCAACTTCCATGCCGCGCTGACGCAGCTCGGTGATCGAGCGACGTACTTTTACTCGGGGTCGGGAAAGTACTGGTATGACTTGCAGCCCAACATCACCCGTACCGCAAAGGATCAGGCGGAGCGTCTGCACAAGGAGGACGTCTGGGCGGAGATCGTCCGCCGCCTCCAGAGTCAGGGCCGCACCCGCGGCGAGTTTGCTGGCGTCCACGTCTGCCCCGAAAGCAACGCCGATATCCCCGACACCGACGAGGCGCGGCTGGTAATCCTTCACCCAAAGGTTGCCCACAAGGGCAAAACGGAATCTGACGCAAAGGCGTTCGCGCAGAAGGCCACTGAGCAGCGGGGCAGCGCCAACCGGACCAATCGCAACATGGTCGTCTACCTGGCCGCGGATGAGGCTCGTCTCGAAGAACTCGACTCCGCGACCAGGGACTTCCTCGGCTGGAAGCATGTCTTGGACAACGAGGCCGACCTCGACCTGACACAGAACCAGAGGAACCAAGCGGCGCAACGTCGCGATCAGGCCGACCAGACAGTGACCGCGCGCCTGCTACAGACGTTCACCTGGGCGCTGGTGCCGACGCAGCCGGAACCCAGCTCGCCGTTCCTGATCCGTGAGACCAGAGTCGAGGGCCAGTCGGAGTCACTGGCCGAGCGCGTTTCGCGTCGACTTGGCAACGACGGCGATCTCTCAACCCGACAGGCAGCTGCGACGATCCGGTTGGCGATCAACAAGGTTCCGCAGATCTGGAAGGACGGGCACATCTCGCTGGGTGCCCTGTGGGGGCTCTACGCGCAGTATCCGTACATGCCTCGGCTCCGGGATCGGAAGGTACTCGACGAAGGCATTGTCGACCTGCCGATGATTTGGTCGACCGATGGGTTCGCACTCGCTACCGATTACGACCAGGCGGCTGGCCGCTACATCGGTCTGTGGACGCCCGAGGACAAGGGCGCTGCGCCTGTTGCCACCGACACATTGCTACTCGTTCGACCCGACGTTGCTGAGAAGCAGCGCTCGGCAGAACCTGGCCCCGGTCCGAAGCCGGGACCTGGCCCTGTGCCGCCGGGCCCGGGACCCGGACCGACCCCGCCGCCCGGCCCCAGCCCTAGGGTGGACATCGTTTGGCCGACACGCTTTTACGGGGTGAAGACACTCAACTCCGACAAGATTGCGCTCGAGTTCAAGAACGTAGCCGAGGAGGTGCTTGCACATCTCCGTTCGGGGGCGAACACCAACGTGACAGTACGGATTGAGATAGAGGCGACTGACTCCGACGGCTTCAACGAGAACCGGGTTCGAACCGTCTCTGAGAATGCCAGGACGCTCAAGTTCGACCAGTCGGGTTTCGAGGAAAGCTAG